AAGATAATGAAAATGAGACTTCAGAACGTGCTTTTTATGAAACAGGAGGGTGACAATGGATGAAACGTTTATGATGACACTGCATTTACACAGTGCTTTGGTTGGCATCACGCTGATTTTTGCTGCGGTGAATTATTTTATTATTAATAATAAATTAGATTATGATGGATTAGTGAAACGTTTTCGCGGTATGTTACCGTTTTATTACCTCGCATTAGCTACGGTGATTTTTACGGGATTGGTGCTACTGGGATTGGCAAGATTTAATTTTCAATACAGTGAATTGTTGATGATTGTGGTGTGGTTTATCATCTTGATTAGTACGATTAAACGCTACAAAAAGTTTAAATCCCTGCGTCGTGATGATACCGTGCGATTGGGTCGATTTATAAAATTTTCAAAAAGAAAGCATTTGATTGATATGGCACTAATCATCATTACAATGGCTGTTGCTTATATGTGAGGATAGATGCAATTTTTATATCATGAGCTGGCAAAAGATGCGACACTAACCCTAGATGCCAAAGCCTATTCCCATGTTCTGAAAGTCAGACGCGCCAAGATTGGAGATAGGCTTTTTGTGCGAAATATGATTGATGATATTTTGTATGAGTACACGATTACATCTATCAATAAAAAATATGCCAATTTGGATTTAATCGGAGAAAAATATCTCAAAATTGAAGCAGAAAAAGCCATTCATGTGGGTTGGTGTGTCGTAGACCCTAAGATGATTGAAAAAACACTTCCTTTTCTCAATGAACTGGGCGTCTCAACCATCAGTTTTGTATATTGTGAATTTTCACAACAACAATTTAAGATTGACTTAGACCGCCTCAAGCGTATTTTAATCAACTCGTCACAACAATGTGGACGAAGCCATTTGATGCATCTCGAAGTTTTTGATACTTTAGCCGCATATGTCGCGCGTTATCCTGATAGTAAGATTATAGATTTTAGTGAAAATAGACTCAAAAATGAAACAGATGGTACAACATTTTTGATTGGGTGTGAAGGAGGATTTTCGTCTGCTGAGCGGGATTTATTTCCCCCTGAAAAAAGGGTGGGCTTGCAAACGCCGATGATATTAAGAAGCGAAACGGCACTTTTAAGTCTCTGCTCCCATCTATTAACTTGAAATCTTAAGAGTATTGTGTTATAATTTCGTTTCCCCTCCCCCCTATATAGCGGTGGGCCTTAAAAAGCCTACTGCTAAGTTAATGTTAATTATTACTAGGATACTAGGGCACTTTATATAAATTTGAAGGAAGATAAGAATGAAAAAAGATATTCACCCTGAATATGTCGCTTGTACGGTCAGTTGCGCTTGTGGAAATAAATTTGAAACAATGTCTAATAAACCAGAAATCAAGATCGATATCTGTAATGAATGCCATCCTTTTTTCACGGGCAGTGAAAAAATAGTGGATGCCGCCGGTAGAGTTGAAAAATTTAAGAAAAAATATAATTTAAAATAGTTTTTCTAAAATATTTTGGTATATTTAATTCCTACACCGATAGGAAATATAGATGATATCTCACTTAGAAGTTTAGCGCTTCTTAGTGAGATACAAATCCTCTTTTGTGAAGATACCCGCGTTACAAAAAAATTACTCAATCTACTCTCCATTAAACATAACTTAGAATTTAAAATCGACCAATATATAGCCTTTCATTCGCATAATGATACTAAAGTGCTTCAAGAGATAGACCCTGATATTTTTTCTAAAACCGTTGGGTTTATGAGTGATGCGGGGATGCCTTGCGTGAGTGACCCTGGTGCTGTATTGGTTCAGTATTGTCAAGAACATCAGATTGATTATGAAGTCCTACCTGGTGCCAATGCGGCTCTTTTAGCTTATGCTTCAAGCGGATTTGATATGTCACAATTCCTTTTTCATGGCTTTTTGCCCCACAAAGGCAACGATAGAACACAGGCGCTCTCTTCTGTGATTGATTCTATTTATCCTACGATACTCTATGAATCTCCGCATCGTATTG
This genomic window from Sulfurospirillum sp. 1612 contains:
- a CDS encoding 16S rRNA (uracil(1498)-N(3))-methyltransferase produces the protein MQFLYHELAKDATLTLDAKAYSHVLKVRRAKIGDRLFVRNMIDDILYEYTITSINKKYANLDLIGEKYLKIEAEKAIHVGWCVVDPKMIEKTLPFLNELGVSTISFVYCEFSQQQFKIDLDRLKRILINSSQQCGRSHLMHLEVFDTLAAYVARYPDSKIIDFSENRLKNETDGTTFLIGCEGGFSSAERDLFPPEKRVGLQTPMILRSETALLSLCSHLLT
- the rpmE gene encoding 50S ribosomal protein L31; this encodes MKKDIHPEYVACTVSCACGNKFETMSNKPEIKIDICNECHPFFTGSEKIVDAAGRVEKFKKKYNLK
- the rsmI gene encoding 16S rRNA (cytidine(1402)-2'-O)-methyltransferase; protein product: MVYLIPTPIGNIDDISLRSLALLSEIQILFCEDTRVTKKLLNLLSIKHNLEFKIDQYIAFHSHNDTKVLQEIDPDIFSKTVGFMSDAGMPCVSDPGAVLVQYCQEHQIDYEVLPGANAALLAYASSGFDMSQFLFHGFLPHKGNDRTQALSSVIDSIYPTILYESPHRIAKLSLELAKMCPDRKLFAIKEATKKFETKFFGLCCEFPEFSNTINAKGEWSLVLEPKAKQQGEPITEMDIQALDIPPKQKAKLLAKLTGMSIKACYKSVSKIDNL